Proteins encoded within one genomic window of Ptiloglossa arizonensis isolate GNS036 chromosome 3, iyPtiAriz1_principal, whole genome shotgun sequence:
- the Orct gene encoding organic cation transporter: protein MAYDDVILRMGEFGRYQRRIYLLLCLPAISCAFHKIAGVFLSAKMNSRCVLPHENVENATYMLPESVMNASYPWDYELKGWSQCFRRDVPSVVNETTIDRYIDTSTNDAPIQKPFSPNGLNTQGLMPCNGYVYDRSKYKSTTTSEWNLVCDRVWLRATGDSLFMVGVMLGSMIFGGLSDKYGRRPIFFLSLVIQLVGGILVAVAPEFISYVIFRLIVGSTTSGVFLVAYVIALEMVGPRKRLVAGVGCQLFFTTGYILTAGFAYFITDWRMLQIAITVPSIAFLLYWWFIPESARWLLTKGRLQQAKDLLQRASLENGVEMPTEALDTLLNNNSDESAPDYKEPSLFDLFRYPNLRRKSILLFFNWLVNSGTYYGLSWHVSNLGGNEYVNFLISGLVEVPAYTFLIFTLNRWGRKIILCGCMLISGVALLAILFVPADAQWLVVCLAMIGKLTITSSYGAIYVFTAEQFPTVIRNVGLGASSTFARIGGVIAPYVIHLSEIWMPLPFVIFGSCVLLGGVMSLLLPETLNKKLPESIQDGELFGKKPSKKKKKQQLDIEQLNEVDVIKPLKPQENGVHEKQNG from the exons ATGGCGTACGACGATGTTATCCTACGGATGGGCGAGTTCGGTCGCTACCAGCGCAGGATCTACCTTTTGCTCTGTCTTCCGGCGATATCATGCGCCTTCCATAAGATCGCCGGTGTCTTCCTGAGCGCGAAAATGAACTCTAG atgtGTGCTACCACATGAGAACGTGGAGAACGCCACATACATGTTACCGGAAAGCGTGATGAACGCGAGCTACCCATGGGACTACGAGCTGAAAGGATGGTCGCAGTGCTTCAGACGCGATGTCCCGAGTGTCGTtaacgaaacaacgatcgaCAGGTACATCGATACGTCGACCAACGATGCACCTATCCAGAAACCCTTTTCTCCGAATGGTCTCAACACCCAAGGACTGATGCCGTGCAATGGATACGTCTACGACAGAAGCAAATACAAAAGTACCACTACTTCTGAG tGGAACTTAGTTTGCGACAGGGTATGGTTGAGAGCTACGGGGGATTCTTTGTTCATGGTAGGAGTCATGCTTGGCTCAATGATTTTCGGTGGTTTGTCCGATAAGTATGGGCGTAGACCAATTTTCTTCCTGTCTTTAGTCATACAGCTGGTCGGTGGTATACTAGTCGCGGTTGCACCTGAGTTTATTTCCTACGTTATCTTCAGATTGATAGTTGGCTCAACCACTAGTGGGGTCTTCTTAGTCGCCTATGTCATAG CCTTGGAAATGGTAGGTCCAAGGAAGCGTTTAGTAGCCGGAGTCGGTTGCCAACTGTTCTTCACAACTGGATACATTCTCACTGCTGGTTTCGCATATTTCATAACTGACTGGAGAATGCTACAAATTGCTATCACCGTACCAAGCATTGCGTTCCTTCTTTACTGGTG GTTTATTCCTGAATCCGCGCGTTGGCTATTAACCAAAGGCCGCCTACAACAAGCGAAAGATCTCCTACAACGCGCTTCTTTAGAAAACGGGGTGGAAATGCCTACCGAGGCACTGGACACGCTTCTTAATAATAATAGCGATGAAAGCGCGCCGGATTATAAGGAACCGTCATTGTTTGACCTCTTCCGGTATCCAAATTTGCGGCGGAAAAGTATTTTACTCTTTTTCAATTg GCTTGTAAACAGCGGTACCTACTATGGATTATCCTGGCACGTATCCAACCTCGGTGGTAACGAATATGTTAATTTTCTCATTTCCGGGCTTGTGGAAGTACCTGCGTACacgtttttaattttcactttAAATCGTTGGGGAAGAAAGATCATCTTATGCGGCTGTATGTTAATATCTGGAGTGGCGTTGCTCGCTATCCTATTCGTACCTGCTG ACGCCCAATGGCTTGTGGTGTGTCTCGCGATGATCGGTAAACTCACCATCACGTCATCCTATGGTGCTATTTATGTTTTTACTGCTGAACAATTTCCCACGGTCATTCGAAACGTCGGTCTCGGAGCGAGTTCAACTTTCGCTCGAATCGGCGGTGTTATTGCCCCATACGTCATTCATCTG TCTGAAATTTGGATGCCTCTACCTTTTgttatttttgggtcatgtgTGCTCCTTGGTGGAGTGATGTCACTACTCCTTCCAGAAACACTAAATAAGAAGCTTCCAGAGTCCATCCAGGACGGAgaattgtttggaaa AAAACCttcaaagaagaagaaaaagcaaCAACTAGATATAGAACAGTTAAATGAAGTTGACGTAATAAAACCATTGAAACCACAGGAGAATGGTGTCCACGAGAAGCAAAACGGATGA